A part of Aegilops tauschii subsp. strangulata cultivar AL8/78 chromosome 2, Aet v6.0, whole genome shotgun sequence genomic DNA contains:
- the LOC109781539 gene encoding berberine bridge enzyme-like Cyn d 4, translating into MASMALVLTVCLLSFVPAQASPSNHNEFLRCLSTNVPSQLVQTARSTSFKQILVSSIRNARFVAPATARPPLCIVTPTNASHVQAAVRCGRRHAVRLRVRSGGHDCEGLSYRSCSPNSEAFAVIDLANLHAVRVNPQEATAWVDSGAGIGELYYHVAMAAPGLGFTASVCPTVGVGGIFSGGGIGLMMRKHGLSADNVVDATMVDAEGNLLASKKAMGDDLFWAIRGGGGGNFGIVLSWKVRLLPVPPKVTFFRVTKTMDQGAVDAVTKWQTVAPALPDDLSVRVVVQNRQANFQGLYIGNSSTVVATMASRFPELGVTGADCKEMSWVQYTAYIYFRDAIYNEPLEVLLLNRSMTLGPFFKNKSDYVKKPLTKETLEKMFLWPSGVATGQLVLEPHGGRMGGIAADDTPFPHRSSVLYNIQYVEFWNGEGTGGEVTPNWVGSLYDFMAPFVSKNPRGAYVNYRDLDIGTNKVVDGATSYESAKVWGESYFGQENFRRLAKIKRKVDADDYFRSEQSIPPLPLKQ; encoded by the coding sequence ATGGCAAGCATGGCGCTTGTTCTCACAGTTTGCTTATTGTCCTTCGTGCCTGCTCAGGCGTCGCCCTCCAACCACAACGAGTTTCTCCGGTGCCTCTCGACGAACGTCCCCAGCCAGCTCGTACAGACGGCGAGATCGACGTCGTTCAAGCAGATCCTGGTATCGTCCATCAGGAACGCCAGGTTCGTGGCGCCGGCCACGGCGAGGCCCCCGCTCTGCATCGTGACGCCCACCAATGCATCGCACGTCCAGGCCGCCGTGCGCTGCGGGCGCCGTCACGCCGTGCGCCTCCGCGTGCGCAGCGGCGGGCACGACTGCGAGGGCCTCTCGTACCGGTCGTGTAGCCCCAACAGCGAGGCATTCGCGGTGATCGACCTCGCCAATCTCCATGCCGTCCGCGTCAACCCACAAGAGGCCACCGCGTGGGTCGACTCCGGGGCGGGGATCGGGGAGCTCTACTACCACGTCGCCATGGCGGCGCCTGGGCTGGGCTTCACGGCTAGCGTGTGCCCGACCGTCGGCGTGGGTGGCATCTTCAGCGGCGGCGGCATAGGCCTGATGATGCGCAAACACGGTCTCTCAGCCGACAACGTGGTGGACGCCACCATGGTCGATGCCGAAGGGAACCTCCTGGCGAGCAAGAAGGCCATGGGGGATGACCTTTTCTGGGCtatccgcggcggcggcggcggtaaTTTCGGCATCGTGCTGTCGTGGAAGGTGAGGCTGCTGCCGGTCCCACCGAAGGTGACCTTCTTCAGAGTCACCAAGACCATGGACCAGGGAGCGGTGGACGCGGTGACCAAATGGCAAACGGTCGCGCCGGCGCTTCCCGACGACCTCAGCGTACGTGTCGTCGTGCAAAACCGTCAGGCCAACTTCCAGGGCCTGTACATTGGTAACAGCAGCACGGTGGTGGCGACGATGGCGAGCCGGTTCCCGGAGCTCGGGGTGACGGGCGCCGACTGCAAGGAGATGAGCTGGGTCCAGTACACGGCGTACATATACTTCCGCGACGCCATCTATAACGAGCCACTAGAGGTGCTCCTCCTCAACCGGTCCATGACCCTAGGCCCCTTCTTCAAGAACAAGTCGGATTACGTCAAGAAACCCCTGACCAAGGAGACGTTGGAGAAGATGTTCCTCTGGCCCAGCGGTGTGGCGACGGGGCAGCTCGTCCTGGAGCCGCACGGCGGAAGAATGGGCGGCATCGCCGCCGACGACACCCCGTTCCCGCACCGGAGCAGCGTGCTCTACAACATCCAGTACGTCGAGTTCTGGAACGGCGAAGGGACCGGAGGCGAGGTTACGCCGAACTGGGTCGGGAGCCTGTACGACTTCATGGCGCCGTTCGTGAGCAAGAACCCGAGGGGCGCGTACGTGAATTACCGGGACCTTGACATTGGTACGAACAAGGTGGTCGACGGCGCGACGAGCTATGAAAGTGCCAAGGTGTGGGGCGAAAGTTATTTCGGCCAGGAAAACTTTAGGAGACTAGCGAAGATAAAGCGCAAGGTGGACGCCGACGACTACTTCCGGAGTGAGCAGAGCATCCCACCACTTCCCTTGAAGCAGTAG
- the LOC109781544 gene encoding berberine bridge enzyme-like Cyn d 4, which translates to MASMALVLTVCFLGFFVPAPSVAWPSNNNDFLRCLSTNIPSQLVLTPSSPSFTPLLVSSIRNARLVAPATANPPLCIVTPTNASHVQTAVRCGRRHSVRVRVRSGGHDNEGLSYRSTTPNGEAFAVIDLAKLHAVHVNPHEATAWVETGATVGELYYRIATAAPGLGFPASVCPTVGVGGIISGGGIGLMMRKYGLSADNVLDASMVDANGNLLANKKAMGDDLFWAIRGGGGGNFGIVLSWKLRLVPVPPKVTFFKVAKTMEQGAVDTVTKWQTLAPALPDDLSVRVVIQKSQANFQSLYLGNCSTTVATMHSRFPELGVTSADCKEMSWLQYTAYIYFGDAINSKPLEALLLNRSTTLGPFVKNKSDYVKKALTKETWKKIFLWPNGAASGQLILEPHGGIMDRIGAAKIPFPHRSSVLYNIQYVELWNGKEVGGNVTPNVSKNPRGAYVNYRDLDIGANKVVDGVISYDSAKVWGESYFGQENFRRLAEIKRKVDASDYFQSEQSVPPLPFNE; encoded by the coding sequence ATGGCAAGCATGGCGCTCGTTCTCACAGTTTGCTTCTTGGGCTTCTTCGTGCCCGCCCCTTCCGTGGCGTGGCCCTCCAACAACAACGACTTCCTCCGGTGCCTCTCGACGAACATCCCCAGCCAGCTCGTGCTGACGCCAAGCTCGCCGTCGTTCACGCCGCTCCTGGTGTCGTCCATCAGGAACGCCAGGTTGGTGGCGCCGGCTACGGCAAATCCTCCACTGTGCATCGTGACGCCCACAAACGCGTCGCACGTCCAGACCGCCGTGCGCTGCGGGCGACGACACAGCGTCCGTGTCCGCGTGCGCAGCGGCGGGCACGACAACGAGGGCCTCTCGTACCGATCAACCACCCCGAACGGCGAGGCGTTCGCGGTGATCGACCTCGCCAAGCTCCATGCCGTCCACGTCAACCCGCACGAAGCCACGGCGTGGGTCGAGACCGGGGCGACGGTCGGAGAGCTCTACTACCGCATCGCCACGGCCGCGCCAGGGCTGGGCTTCCCGGCTAGCGTGTGCCCGACCGTGGGCGTGGGGGGCATCATCAGCGGCGGCGGCATAGGCCTCATGATGCGCAAGTATGGACTCTCGGCCGACAACGTCCTCGACGCTAGTATGGTCGACGCCAACGGGAACCTGCTGGCGAACAAGAAGGCCATGGGGGACGACCTCTTCTGGGCCAtccgcggcggcggtggcgggaaCTTCGGCATCGTGCTGTCGTGGAAGCTCAGGCTCGTGCCAGTCCCACCGAAAGTGACCTTCTTCAAAGTCGCCAAGACCATGGAACAGGGCGCGGTCGACACGGTGACCAAATGGCAAACGCTCGCCCCGGCGCTCCCTGACGATCTCAGCGTACGTGTTGTCATCCAAAAGAGCCAGGCCAACTTCCAGTCCCTGTACCTCGGTAACTGCAGCACGACAGTGGCGACGATGCACAGCCGGTTCCCGGAGCTCGGGGTGACGAGCGCCGACTGCAAGGAGATGAGCTGGCTGCAGTACACGGCGTACATATACTTCGGCGACGCCATCAACAGCAAGCCGCTGGAGGCGCTCCTCCTCAACCGGTCCACGACCCTGGGGCCCTTCGTCAAGAACAAGTCCGACTACGTCAAGAAAGCCCTCACCAAGGAGACCTGGAAGAAGATCTTCCTCTGGCCCAACGGCGCAGCGTCGGGGCAGCTCATCCTCGAGCCGCACGGTGGAATAATGGACCGCATTGGCGCCGCAAAGATCCCGTTCCCCCACCGAAGCAGCGTGCTCTACAACATCCAGTACGTGGAGCTATGGAACGGGAAAGAGGTCGGGGGCAACGTTACGCCTAACGTGAGCAAGAACCCGAGGGGCGCATACGTGAACTACAGGGACCTCGACATCGGCGCGAACAAGGTGGTCGACGGCGTGATAAGCTATGATAGTGCCAAGGTGTGGGGCGAGAGCTATTTCGGCCAGGAGAACTTTAGGAGACTCGCCGAGATCAAGCGCAAGGTGGACGCCAGCGACTACTTCCAGAGCGAGCAGAGCGTGCCGCCACTTCCCTTCAACGAGTAG